The following coding sequences lie in one Corticium candelabrum chromosome 10, ooCorCand1.1, whole genome shotgun sequence genomic window:
- the LOC134185993 gene encoding uncharacterized protein LOC134185993 isoform X2, whose protein sequence is MINVDDGSIDLGLAIKAHLLLHLDLDLNMPATLQTVIPTTLILETLKDKDKGNRRILDRCNSQWYILGYLFGRRCSGYGYSYGPGYGSGYGFDSGYGYGSGYGHGSGYGYGRRSGGWSSGLGSSWRSGSKGSSFGRLSRSSDSSRSRSTSGFGGTSRC, encoded by the exons ATGATCAATGTCGACG ACGGGAGTATAGATCTGGGTCTGGCAATCAAGGCTCATCTTCTTCTTCACCTGGATTTAGACCTGAATATGCCGGCAACACTGCAGACAGTAATTCCAACAACACTAATTCTGGAAACACTGAAGGACAAGGACAAGGGGAATCGGAGGATTTTGGACAG GTGCAACAGCCAGTGGTATATACTAGGATATCTTTTTGGAAGGAG ATGTTCTGGATATGGATATAGTTATGGTCCAGGGTATGGATCTGGTTATGGATTTGATTCGGGTTACGGTTATGGATCCGGTTATGGACATGGATCTGGCTATGGTTATGGCAGGCGATCCGGAGGATGGTCATCTGGATTAGGAAGCAGCTGGAGGAGCGGTAGTAAAGGCAGTTCATTTGGCCGTTTGTCCAGATCCAGTGATAGCTCCAGGAGCAGATCGACATCAG GATTTGGTGGTACATCAAGGTGTTGA
- the LOC134185993 gene encoding keratin-associated protein 6-2-like isoform X3: MINVDDLNMPATLQTVIPTTLILETLKDKDKGNRRILDRCNSQWYILGYLFGRRCSGYGYSYGPGYGSGYGFDSGYGYGSGYGHGSGYGYGRRSGGWSSGLGSSWRSGSKGSSFGRLSRSSDSSRSRSTSGFGGTSRC; this comes from the exons ATGATCAATGTCGACG ACCTGAATATGCCGGCAACACTGCAGACAGTAATTCCAACAACACTAATTCTGGAAACACTGAAGGACAAGGACAAGGGGAATCGGAGGATTTTGGACAG GTGCAACAGCCAGTGGTATATACTAGGATATCTTTTTGGAAGGAG ATGTTCTGGATATGGATATAGTTATGGTCCAGGGTATGGATCTGGTTATGGATTTGATTCGGGTTACGGTTATGGATCCGGTTATGGACATGGATCTGGCTATGGTTATGGCAGGCGATCCGGAGGATGGTCATCTGGATTAGGAAGCAGCTGGAGGAGCGGTAGTAAAGGCAGTTCATTTGGCCGTTTGTCCAGATCCAGTGATAGCTCCAGGAGCAGATCGACATCAG GATTTGGTGGTACATCAAGGTGTTGA
- the LOC134185993 gene encoding keratin-associated protein 19-2-like isoform X1 — protein MVLSLIWVLVVLLLLVLDGSIDLGLAIKAHLLLHLDLDLNMPATLQTVIPTTLILETLKDKDKGNRRILDRCNSQWYILGYLFGRRCSGYGYSYGPGYGSGYGFDSGYGYGSGYGHGSGYGYGRRSGGWSSGLGSSWRSGSKGSSFGRLSRSSDSSRSRSTSGFGGTSRC, from the exons ATGGTGTTGAGCCTGATATGGGTACTAGTAGTTCTCCTCCTCCTGGTTTTAGACGGGAGTATAGATCTGGGTCTGGCAATCAAGGCTCATCTTCTTCTTCACCTGGATTTAGACCTGAATATGCCGGCAACACTGCAGACAGTAATTCCAACAACACTAATTCTGGAAACACTGAAGGACAAGGACAAGGGGAATCGGAGGATTTTGGACAG GTGCAACAGCCAGTGGTATATACTAGGATATCTTTTTGGAAGGAG ATGTTCTGGATATGGATATAGTTATGGTCCAGGGTATGGATCTGGTTATGGATTTGATTCGGGTTACGGTTATGGATCCGGTTATGGACATGGATCTGGCTATGGTTATGGCAGGCGATCCGGAGGATGGTCATCTGGATTAGGAAGCAGCTGGAGGAGCGGTAGTAAAGGCAGTTCATTTGGCCGTTTGTCCAGATCCAGTGATAGCTCCAGGAGCAGATCGACATCAG GATTTGGTGGTACATCAAGGTGTTGA
- the LOC134185961 gene encoding uncharacterized protein LOC134185961 gives METGSFTERSPEFDSRYLKLLQEQYESGSSSDRVPTKVVMNSVNCSLLAAGKATLSSVDVGKLVRLAFGSTVERKSARVHGCRSYVYCGIRRKSDHEESPAKRSCIQESSKDITSPTSDHLLRITQLEAELKREKKRGQDLEAELQQSIIESQSIQWHQLDTEINAELNALQRAGGIMSTGPVDAADASSLTADFSLHNLHSQLLTHAPKITSLLSSIGQTDTTTEPKDIYSK, from the exons ATGGAAACCGGTTCATTCACAGAGCGatctcctgagttcgattcacgTTACCTGAAGCT gctacaagAACAATATGAGTCGGGAAGCTCATCAGATAGAGTTCCAACGAAAGTGGTAATGAACAGCGTCAACTGTAGCTTGTTGGCCGCCGGAAAGGCAACGCTGTCTTCTGTGGATGTTGGCAAGCTAGTGCGCCTTGCCTTTGGATCAACTGTAGAGAGGAAAAGCGCCAGAGTTCACGGCTGCCGCTCATACGTTTACTGCGGTATCCGGAGAAAGAGTGATCATGAGGAAAGTCCAGCCAAACGTTCTTGCATACAAGAGTCATCAAAGGATATTACATCACCGACCTCTGACCATCTACTACGAATTACACAATTAGAAGCTGAGCTCAAACGTGAAAAGAAGCGCGGACAAGACTTGGAGGCTgaactgcaacaatcaattattgaGAGTCAATCTATCCAGTGGCATCAACTAGATACAGAAATTAACGCAGAGCTGAATGCGCTACAGAGAGCTGGAGGAATCATGTCAACAGGTCCAGttgatgcagcagatgcatctTCACTGACTGCAGACTTTAGTTTACATAATCTACATAGCCAATTACTTACACACGCTCCCAAAATTACATCACTGCTTTCCTCGATAGGCCAAACTGACACCACTACAGAACCAAAAGATATCTACa GCAAGTGA
- the LOC134186073 gene encoding uncharacterized protein LOC134186073, producing MISSMMSPGETQLDSLREKSRGKFKEFIWDQLTVFAAYTLAVFGLLAAGEQFLKYSDAHCFVFTNFNRDQAAFVNSYCTRRVRKMEQLSLLFFLETLFVGGPHVLWHRFASSALDQFFSMAPEIQRYRIRETGRFDVDSIEIVQRLQSHFGRRQRLKMSYCIKLSIQLVVALAFVAFSAVYYTPDDFKSSFDCSIEKELICSWLIESWASFHCDRSLINTSSITSHYLDGKVMFTFPCTYTEALLLEPLWICSFIVLALAVIVSLYGLYWYKTPHWQQLDYEGKAVFLYSFCIRRGLPYKPMQKWIQEHTKIANDLDLLVMMLCRYDKGHGKTFYEIQVENRLEEMWSRDFESYGAFINDLVDTQSTGSRDDVSGVPDKVQLSDFPTAFASLAKRRLKPGNRSEKCFKLGLHLFCGSGGASLNLAKYCNNLAAVDFDCYFRPLEKREHRKKTAAAQKREDNDQDSEHNSERRGRHRKSINAVHTGPDDRFIDPDCLFRDDLRNIQVYCVPDTIMGKSPSKANELLIPLRYKPGSRNWSTANAASYDLVVVSRLEPPRRTTAIKNVLRNLQGKLNADCLLVLCTAVSNSSNTAADDIEHMQQDETDDMDELHNMAINDLKFRRSHTQIVAMSSSRALTDGETKETDRLTFACKSSQMVVRMRMYNKDKNDYATKV from the exons ATGATATCGAGTATGATGAGTCCCGGTGAGACCCAACTAGACTCGCTACGCGAGAAGTCTCGAGGCAAATTCAAGGAGTTTATCTGGGACCAACTGACCGTGTTTGCAGCCTACACACTAGCCGTCTTCGGTCTGCTTGCAGCCGGCGAGCAGTTCCTAAAATACTCGGACGCTCACTGTTTTGTCTTCACGAATTTCAACAGAGATCAGGCGGCCTTCGTCAACTCCTACTGCACTCGTCGAGTGAGAAAGATGGAACAGTTATCTCTATTGTTTTTTTTGGAAACTCTTTTTGTCGGAGGACCACACGTGCTCTGGCACAGATTCGCCTCGTCGGCTCTCGATCAGTTCTTTTCCATGGCTCCAGAGATACAACGGTACAGAATTCGAGAGACGGGTCGGTTTGATGTCGATTCGATCGAGATCGTTCAGCGTCTGCAGTCTCATTTCGGTCGAAGGCAGAGGCTTAAGATGTCTTACTGCATCAAGCTGTCGATCCAGTTGGTTGTAGCACTGGCTTTTGTAGCCTTCTCAGCGGTCTACTATACTCCAGACGACTTTAAGAGTTCGTTCGACTGTAGTATCGAGAAGGAACTGATCTGTTCTTGGCTCATCGAATCGTGGGCAAGTTTTCACTGCGACCGATCTCTGATCAACACTTCTTCGATCACATCACATTACCTAGATGGCAAGGTCATGTTTACATTTCCATGTACCTACACTGAAGCACTGCTGCTTGAGCCTTTGTGGATTTGCAGCTTTATTGTACTTGCGCTTGCAGTTATCGTCAGCCTCTATGGTTTGTACTGGTACAAGACGCCTCACTGGCAGCAGTTAGACTACGAGGGTAAGGCCGTGTTTCTTTACTCTTTCTGCATTCGTCGAGGCTTGCCTTACAAACCAATGCAAAAATGGATCCAAGAGCACACCAAGATTGCTAACGATCTCGATCTGTTGGTCATGATGTTGTGCAGATACGATAAAGGCCACGGGAAAACATTTTACGAAATTCAGGTGGAAAATAGGCTTGAAGAAATGTGGTCAAGAGACTTTGAAAGTTATGGAGCATTCATTAATGATCTGGTAGACACACAATCCACTGGAAGCAGAGACGACGTGTCAGGTGTACCTGACAAG GTTCAGTTGTCCGATTTTCCTACCGCATTTGCTTCACTAGCAAAAAGAAGGCTCAAACCAGGAAACCGATCAGAAAAGTGTTTTAAGCTTGGGTTACATTTGTTTTGTGGAAGTGGAGGAGCAAGTCTGAACCTCGCCAAATATTGTAATAAT CTTGCAGCTGTCGACTTTGACTGCTACTTCAGGCCGCTGGAAAAGAGAGAACATCGTAAGAAGACTGCTGCCGCCCAGAAGAGAGAAGATAATGATCAGGATAGCGAGCACAACTCAGAACGACGAGGAAGACACAGAAAGAGCATCAATGCCGTTCACACGGGTCCCGATGATCGATTTATAGACCCGGACTGTCTTTTCAGAGATGATCTAAGAAACATTCAA GTGTATTGCGTGCCCGACACCATAATGGGAAAGAGCCCTTCTAAAGCCAATGAG CTCTTGATTCCTCTGCGGTACAAGCCTGGTTCAAGAAACTGGAGCACAGCCAATGCAGCATCGTATGATCTGGTTGTTGTGAGTCGTCTCGAGCCTCCTCGAAGAACAACTGCTA TCAAGAATGTGCTACGGAACCTACAAGGCAAGCTGAATGCAGACTGTCTTCTCGTTCTTTGCACAGCAGTTTCCAACTCAAGCAACACAGCTGCTGATGACATAGAACACATGCAACAAGATGAAACAGATGACATGGATGAGTTGCACAATATGGCCATTAATGACCTAAAATT CCGTCGATCTCATACACAAATTGTTGCAATGTCCAGTTCAAGAGCATTGACTGATGGAGAAACCAAAGAAACAGACCGACTTACTTTCGCATGCAAGAGTAGTCAAATGGTTGTGAGAATGCGTATGTACAACAAGGACAAAAACGACTATGCAACCAAAGTCTGA
- the LOC134186137 gene encoding NADH dehydrogenase [ubiquinone] 1 alpha subcomplex subunit 11-like, with protein MAESFDRYTEDHGADCFKETLQWGTGGAIAGALWGTAEAAFMEPVKTAMPLIVPALGIVAKNTVFYASVAGVFGATSCAVSGLRDKDDYVGRGIAGCAAGLAFGLKSGRWSVACGMCAGLGLIAAVQKHTGVSFIPTRSKQSKEYP; from the exons ATGGCCGAGTCATTTGATAGATACACAGAAGACCACGGGGCTGACTGTTTTAAAGAGACGTTACAGTGGGGCACAGGAGGCGCTATCGCTG GCGCTCTATGGGGCACTGCAGAAGCCGCTTTTATGGAGCCAGTCAAAACCGCTATGCCACTTATCGTGCCCGCATTGGGCATAGTAGCGAAGAACACCGTCTTTTATG CGTCTGTTGCGGGTGTTTTCGGGGCAACGTCATGTGCTGTGTCTGGTCTGAGAGACAAGGACGACTACGTTGGACGTGGTATAGCGGGATGTGCAGCAGGCTTAGCATTTGGTCTgaaat CGGGTAGGTGGTCTGTAGCGTGTGGAATGTGCGCCGGTTTGGGTCTTATAGCGGCAGTTCAGAAGCACACTGGCGTATCGTTTATTCCAACGAGGTCAAAGCAAAGCAAAGAATATCCATAG
- the LOC134185852 gene encoding isocitrate dehydrogenase [NADP] cytoplasmic-like, with product MSKIQGGTVVEVQGDEMTRVIWDLIKQKLITPFVELDLKSFDLSIQNRDATDDRVTVECAEAIKKYNVGIKCATITPDEKRVEEFNLKKMWKSPNGTIRNIIGGTVFREAIICKNIPRLVTTWKLPIVIGRHAYADQYRATDFVVPGCGTVEISFKPADGSECVVHTVHQFVDGGGVALGMFNTDASIRDFAESSFRVALDRGWPLYMSTKNTILKKYDGRFKDIFQEVYEQQYKQKFEAKGIWYEHRLIDDMVAYALKSEGGFVWACKNYDGDVQSDSIAQGYGSLGMMTSVLVCPDGKTLESEAAHGTVTRHYRLHQQGKETSTNPIASIFAWTRGLAHRAKLDSNHALDKFCTALEKVCIETIESGSMTKDLAICVKGSANVSQGDYLNTFEFLDKLAENLRKKAKL from the coding sequence ATGTCGAAAATCCAAGGCGGTACGGTGGTCGAAGTTCAGGGCGACGAGATGACGCGAGTCATCTGGGATCTCATCAAGCAAAAACTCATCACACCATTTGTCGAGCTCGATTTGAAATCGTTCGATCTGAGCATTCAGAACCGCGATGCAACCGACGACCGAGTGACGGTGGAGTGCGCCGAGGCAATCAAGAAATACAACGTCGGAATAAAGTGCGCGACCATCACTCCAGACGAGAAACGCGTGGAGGAGTTCAACCTGAAGAAGATGTGGAAGTCTCCGAATGGGACAATACGCAACATCATCGGAGGCACCGTCTTTCGCGAGGCCATCATCTGCAAGAACATTCCGCGTTTGGTGACCACGTGGAAATTGCCCATTGTGATCGGACGCCACGCCTACGCTGATCAATACAGAGCCACCGACTTCGTCGTTCCCGGATGTGGCACGGTCGAGATCAGTTTCAAACCTGCTGATGGATCAGAATGCGTGGTGCACACCGTCCATCAGTTTGTGGATGGAGGAGGAGTCGCTTTGGGAATGTTCAACACTGATGCATCGATTCGTGATTTTGCGGAAAGCTCGTTTCGGGTCGCTCTCGACAGAGGCTGGCCACTCTACATGAGTACAAAGAATACgatcttgaaaaaatacgatGGCCGATTTAAGGACATATTTCAAGAGGTGTACGAAcagcaatacaaacagaaattcGAGGCGAAGGGTATCTGGTATGAGCACAGGCTCATCGACGACATGGTTGCTTATGCATTGAAGTCGGAAGGTGGATTTGTGTGGGCGTGTAAGAATTATGACGGCGACGTTCAGTCGGATTCTATTGCTCAAGGTTACGGCAGCCTCGGAATGATGACAAGCGTTCTTGTCTGTCCCGACGGTAAAACGCTGGAATCCGAGGCGGCACATGGTACGGTGACTCGGCATTATCGCCTTCATCAACAAGGAAAGGAGACGTCGACCAATCCGATTGCATCGATATTTGCCTGGACGAGGGGACTGGCGCATCGAGCAAAACTTGATAGCAATCATGCTCTGGATAAATTCTGTACAGCATTAGAAAAGGTGTGCATCGAGACCATCGAGTCGGGTTCGATGACAAAGGATTTGGCTATCTGCGTCAAGGGATCAGCTAATGTGAGTCAAGGTGACTACCTCAACACGTTTGAATTTCTTGACAAACTGGCCGAAAATCTACGAAAGAAAGCCAAACTCTAA
- the LOC134185971 gene encoding protein lin-54 homolog, with translation MNETKIPQTEAKKADENNGPRLTQDGDTERATKVTAEQHVNSLTTSVQQPANQLSRKKEEGGARKLPGLQSSQEEVNTNSLTSTVTSSASVHVPAASTVTLSRAADTQKRNAVAQSWPSVNNNVTNASHSNPGIQSAGPRPVVMGRLSSAVSPMKTVSLVTSRQSPSLSYSPRPIAMKPMPVQQAVAVRQLNLVSSSTPVRTVSAQVVPVLSVVPTTQSLTNIQSLSSIQAPATGATTHTSNPVVILAPHSSGGVTVLPAGTIFHPGTTSTVNKSDPSKAVVKTTTAVMIASTSTVASGSQTGSVSLPLGVRHIVISCEQQQYLQRQGHHIATVVTPQQLLQPSKVALPQNVQLATKQASIIQPSRTLVHIQPKPSQIQQVPGAAVQVTQSLANIAAATLISVAPSQVAGTLSVPAGTHAVAAGSTAVLPVVTIANSSASEQKIVDPLIDAQISAKPRKKCNCSRSQCLKLYCECFANGEFCDYTCNCQNCRNTLEHEDERSKAIKQCLDRNPHAFHPKIGKSRAENAHSRSHIRGCNCKRSGCLKNYCECYEAKVLCTNLCRCVGCKNFEESPERKTLMHLADAAEVRKQQQRAAKAHLSSQIDNIPTRLPAASTSERLPFMFITSDIIEATCKCLLTKAEEAEESVVPQNAERAVLQEFGRCLTQIIQAANKANRQQSL, from the exons ATGAATGAGACGAAAATTCCACAAACTGAAG CTAAGAAAGCTGATGAAAACAACGGGCCACGGCTGACGCAAGACGGTGACACAGAACGGGCAACCAAAGTCACAGCAGAACAACACGTGAATTCTCTCACCACATCAGTGCAGCAACCAGCCAATCAGTTGTCCAGAAAGAAGGAAGAAGGCGGTGCTAGGAAATTGCCAGGGTTACAGTCGAGTCAGGAAGAAGTGAACACAAACAGCTTGACGTCGACTGTGACATCCAGTGCGTCTGTTCACGTGCCTGCTGCAAGCACAGTGACTTTGAGTCGAGCTGCTGACACTCAGAAGAGAAACGCTGTGGCGCAGTCTTGGCCATCGGTTAACAACAACGTCACGAATGCTTCGCATTCGAATCCTGGAATACAATCGGCGGGTCCTCGTCCTGTTGTGATGGGAAGATTGAGTAGCGCAGTGTCTCCTATGAAGACAGTGTCGCTGGTGACGAGTCGACAGTCGCCCTCTTTGTCTTATTCGCCGCGTCCCATCGCCATGAAGCCGATGCCCGTGCAGCAGGCAGTGGCCGTTCGGCAACTCAATCTTGTTTCGTCGAGCACGCCGGTGAGAACCGTTTCGGCACAAGTTGTTCCTGTGCTGAGTGTCGTGCCGACGACGCAGTCTCTGACAAACATACAGTCTCTCAGCAGCATTCAAGCTCCAGCAACAGGAGCTACAACTCACACATCTAATCCGGTTGTTATACTGGCACCTCATTCGTCTGGAGGTGTAACAGTGCTTCCCGCCGGTACAATATTTCATCCTGGCACGACAAGCACAGTGAACAAATCTGACCCATCTAAAGCAGTTGTTAAGACCACGACGGCCGTTATGATAGCATCAACCAGCACCGTTGCCTCAGGATCACAAACAGGCAGCGTCTCTTTGCCATTGGGTGTTCGTCATATCGTCATCAGCTGTGAACAGCAACAGTACCTACAACGACAAGGACATCACATTGCGACTGTAGTCACTCCCCAGCAGCTACTGCAGCCGAGCAAGGTAGCACTCCCTCAGAATGTACAGTTGGCGACCAAACAAGCTTCTATAATCCAACCGTCGAGGACGTTGGTTCACATCCAGCCGAAGCCGTCGCAGATACAGCAAGTGCCGGGAGCAGCTGTCCAAGTCACACAAAGCTTAGCAAATATAGCAGCTGCGACATTGATTAGTGTTGCACCCTCGCAG GTTGCTGGGACTCTCAGTGTGCCGGCTGGAAcacatgctgttgctgctggcAGTACTGCTGTTTTACCTGTAGTAACAATTGCAAATTCGTCGGCATCGGAACAGAA AATAGTCGATCCATTGATCGATGCTCAAATTTCAGCAAAACCGAGAAAGAAATGCAACTGTTCGAGATCACAGTGTCTCAAGCT TTATTGCGAGTGCTTTGCTAATGGCGAGTTTTGTGACTACACATGCAACTGCCAGAACTGTCGTAACACACTGGAGCACGAAGACGAACGAAGCAAAGCCATCAAGCAGTGTCTTGACAGAAATCCTCACGCTTTTCATCCTAAAATCGGCAAATCACGAGCG GAGAACGCTCATTCCCGGTCTCACATAAGAG GTTGTAACTGCAAGCGATCCGGCTGTTTGAAGAACTACTGCGAATGCTATGAG GCTAAAGTTTTGTGCACGAATTTGTGTCGTTGCGTCGGTTGTAAGAATTTTGAGGAGAGCCCGGAGAGAAAGACTCTCATGCATCTAGCAGATGCGGCCG AGGTTCGTAAACAACAGCAGCGGGCAGCTAAGGCGCATTTATCatcacagatagacaacataCCAACGAGACTTCCAGCTGCTAGTACAAGCGAAAG ATTACCGTTTATGTTCATCACTTCTGACATAATCGAAGCGACTTGCAAGTGCCTCCTAACGAAGGCTGAGGAAGCAGAAGAG AGCGTGGTACCTCAGAATGCCGAGCGAGCAGTTTTACAAGAGTTTGGACGTTGTCTAACGCAGATTATACAGGCAGCTAACAAAGCTAACAG GCAACAAAGCTTATAA